The nucleotide sequence TACTCCTAATTTACCTGAAGATGGATTATCTAATATGAAGATGAAGGAAAATGTTGCACCAGTTGTGTCACCACCACACAGTTTTCCCATCAATGCTCCTACTTTGCCTCATCTTCGATCATCTGGAAATAAGATGAAAGAAAACTTCACACCTCTTAGGGGACCAACATACCATTTTCCAATAAATACTCCTATTTTTACTCATCTTGGTTCATCTCAACAGAAGATGAACCAAAACTTGACACCTGTAAAGTCACCTACTTACAATTTCCCAATCAATACTCCAACTATGCCTCAACCTCAATCATCTCAACAAAAGGAAAAGGATAAGATTACACCAACAAATTCTACACCTAATTTTATGCCCAACTGCACTCAGCCAACCTCCTCATATCAGGTTAAGTCCTCAAcgaggagaagacctaattttaatcaaatgggAGTGAATCTAATGGATAGATTTACTGCAAACACACCTGATGTGCCTTCTTCATCAACGCCTAATGTTGAGATTAATGACTCCAGCAATGGAATGCAGATTGATGATGATACCAGTTCTATAGATAGTGAAGAATTACAGGCATACATTCCTACACAAGATAGTGATGAAAGTGATACATCTGATACCGACCTTGAGGATCAAGAAAGCCCATTTAATGATATGAGGCTAAATGGAACTTCTCAAGTAGGTCATGGAGGTATGTTAAATCAATgataactaaaatatataaacctTTATCTATTTTAATGTTCAAATACCTTATTAAAATTACATGCATTTGACCACTATCTCATGTATTTATATAACAGCTTCACAAGTTCGTAACATATGTCTCAATGTTAAGGTTAAGTCCTTCTATTATACCTGAGTTTATTTGTATACCTTATTTCAGAATATTCTGATATTGGAGATCCATCAATCGAATGTCAAAAATGTGGAGCATGCATGTGGTATCAAGAGCGTAAAAACAAATCAAGGAATAGTGCTCAACCAAAATATAACATGTGTTGCAGCAATGGTAATGTTCAAATTCCATTTTTGCCACAGCCTCCGCCATTGCTGCAACATTTAATGTTTGATCACTCAGCCACTGAGTCAAAAAAATTTCAGGATAACATACGACTATACAATAGCATGTTTGCATTTAGTTCACCTGGCTTTAAAGTTGATAAGGGAATTAAAGCAGGAAGAGGTCCTCCTACTATAAGAATTCAAGGTCAAGCATGCCACAGGATTGGAAGTATGATTCCATTACCCGGAAAACGTCCAAAGTTTGcgcaactatatatatatgacacagacaatgaattaaaaaatagaatccAAGGTCTCAGGTAAGGCAGTTTCCTTATTTGTTATAATATTGGTTTTTAATTGTGACGGCTTAAAACTAAACATACATTTTGTATTATTAATTCAGTAATCCGAAGTCGGTGAACATTGAGACAGCTGCCAGACTACAACAAATGTTGGATGAAAAGAACTGCCATGCCAAGTCTTTTAGAAAGGCACGTGATCGACTGAGGAACAACAATGTCCAAGATTTTAAACTAAAGCTCATTTCTGATAGGACAACTGATGGAAGGGTTTATAATCAACCTACTGTATCCGAAGTGGCAACGCTGATAGTCGGTGATGTCGACTCAGCATCAAAAAGGGATATCATAATGGAAAGGCAAAGTGGTCAGCTAGAAAGAATTGATGAATTTCACCCAGCATATCTTGCATATCAATATCCTCTACTGTTCCCTTATGGTGAGGATGGTTATAGGGATGATGTTTTACACAGAAATGCTGTCGATGGTTGTACCCGGAAAAGAGAAAAACTGACAATCAGAGAATGGTTATCATTCAGACTACAAGCAAGGAGAATGGAAGCTATGACAATTTTGTGTGCAAGAAGACTATTTCAACAGTTTTTGGTTGATGGTTTTACAATGATGGAAGCTGATAGGTTGAAATGGTTGAGGAGGAATCAGTCCAAATTGAGGGTTGGAAAGTACaaaaacttgaatcaaacacCATCAGATGGAGATGACCAGTCTGGAAAACAAGGTAAGAGGGTTGTTTTACCATCAAGCTATGTTGGAGGCCGTAGATATATGGATCAACTATATTTCGATGGTATGGCCATTTCAAGTTCAGTGGGAtttccaaatttatttataacattTACTTGCAATCCAAACTGGCCTGAAATTCAAAGAGTTGTTGGACCTCTACATCTAAAAGCACATGACCGTCCAGATATAGTAGCAAGagttttcaaaatcaaatttgacGAACTTTTGAATGATTTAACTAAAAATCATATCCTTGGCAGAGTAGTTGCATGTAAGTATTTATAATCAAATTTGCAACAGTTTGCTTCATAATTTATTACTGATTTTTTATCTATTATCATAACAGATTTGTATACTATTGAGTTCCAAAAGCGAGGGTTGCCACATGCACATTTACTGTTGTTTTTACACCCTTCAAGCAAATATCCTACTCCAGAGCACATTAACAAGATTATATCTGCTGAGATACCAAGTCCAGTTCACCAGAAAGAGCTATACAAGTTGGTTGGCACTCACATGATGCATGGACCGTGTGGTTTAGCAAATATCAGTTCTCCTTGCATGAAGAAAGATCGTTGTTCCAAATACTTtccaaaaaaattccaaaatgaAACTGTTGTTGACCATGAAGGGTATCCTATTTACAGAAGAAGAGATAATGGTAGGCATATTCTGAAAAAGGGAATAACTTTAGACAATCGTCATGTTGTTCCGCACAATCGTTATCTCCTAATGAAGTATCAAGCTCATATCAATATGGAATGGTGTAACCAATCAAGTTCAATTAAATACCTTTTCAAGTATATCAACAAAGGTTATGACCGCATAACTGCAGCCGTGGTTCCCGATAAGTCAAATCAAGGTAATGTCAAGGATACTAACGCTGATGAGATCAAAAAGTACCTAGACTGTCGTTACGTATCACCAAGTGAAGCATGACCTTCTGTGGAACGattgttttttcatttgcaTGGAGAACAATCTGTGTACTTTAACGATTATGAAGAAATGGATGAAGTCCTCTTGAAGCCTTCAGTCACGGAATCAATGTTTACATCTTGGCTTGAATGCAATGCTCGATATCCGGAGGCTAAATCACTAACTTATTCTAAGTTTGTTTCAAAGTTTGTATATAAAAAGCAACAAAGAACAAGGAAGCCAAGGAAGAAAGGATTCACCATTGGTAGGTTGATGTGGGTTCCTCCAAGTACCGGAGAAGTTTACTATTTGAGGAGGATGTTAACTTGTGTTAAGGGACCAACTTCTTACGAAGATATCAAAACTGTGAATAATATTCTATATGATACTTTTAGGGAAGCATGCTATGCAATGGGATTTTTGGAAGATGATAAAGAATACATAGCTGCAATCAAGGAAGCAAGTGTTTGGGCTACAGGTGTATTTCTGAGGATATTGTTTGTGACCCTTTTGCTTTCAGCTTCAATGGATAGACCAATACATGTATGGAATAATACTTGGCAATAGTTAAGCGATGGTGTCCTATATGAACAAAGAAAAGTGGCTAACAATCCAGGTatacttattaattttttttaacaattttactAATACTTTCcaataaacaaatataactaaaatttaaatatattgcaCTTAGGTCTTAATCTTACAGAAGAGCAAATCAAAAATCTCACTCTAACCTTGATTGAAAAACACATGGAGAAAAATAGGAGATCACTTAAGGAATTCAAAGGCTTTCCATATCCAACTGGATATGTCATGGAAGAACTTGGCAATAGGCTAATATATGATGAACTTAACTACGATGTTAATGCATTAAAGGCTGAATTTGAAACACTGTTCAACTTACTTACAGGTATCCCACATTAGCAACTATATTTGTGAActaactcattttttttatcaattaattaaataatttatataatttcagCTGAACAGAAAATGATTTATCAGAAAATCATTACAGTAGTAAATAGTAATAAAGGTGGTGTATTTTTCTTAAACGGTTATGGCGGTACTGGGAAAACATTTATGTGGACAACCTTAGCTGCATCTTTGCGCATGAGGagtaaaattgttttaactGTTGCATCCAGTGGTATTGCTTCTCTGTTATTACCTGGAGGTCGGACAgctcattcaaaattcaaaattcctgTTCCTACACTTGATAACTCAACGTGTAACATAGACGGAGGCAGTGAACTAGCACAACTTCTCAAGGTTGCTAACTTGATCATCTGGGATGAGGCACCTATGGCGCATAGAAATTGTTTTGAAGCACTAGATAGAACACTCAAGGATATTATGTCTGtaacttcaaattcaaacaaaatcttTGGTGgaaaagttgttgtttttggaGGAGACTTCCGCCAAATCTTGCCGGTAGTACCAGGGGCAGATAGATCAGAAATTGTACATGGATCTATAAGTTCATCTTATATATGGGATCACTGCCAAGTTCTCACTCTCACCAAGAACATGCGCTTGCAACAAAGCTGCGAATCAGAGGATCCTATTGAACTTAAAAAGTTTTCTGAATGGATACTGAATGTTGGTGAAGGAAAGATAGCTGAACCAAATGATGGTTTTGCATAGATTGACATACCAGATGAATTTTTGATCAAGGATTTTGATAATCCTATAGATGCAATTGTGAAAAGCACTTATACTGATTTCTTGGACAATTACAACAACCCTGATTACTTGAAGCAAAGGGCAATTTTGGCTTCAACAATTAATGTAGTTGATTCCATCAATGATTATGTTCTCACAATGATCCCAGGTATATTCTTACCAACTTCTCAATAACCATAGTTATGAATCAAAATGGAAATTTTATTGATGTACATCATATCAATTTCACttgaaataattatttgttttgttacaGGACAAGAAAAAGAATATCTGAGTTCAGATTCCATTGATAAATCAGAAATCAATGATGAATGCCAATCTTTTGAAATACTCACTCCAGAGTTTTTAAGTACCCTTAGAACATCTGGACTTCCTAACCATAAAATCAAACTCAAGATTGGTACTCCAATTATGCTTATGAGGAATTTAGATCAAGCTGAGGGATTATGCAATGGTACTAGATTAATTGTTACAAGAATGGCAGATCATATTATTGAGGCCAAAATCATTTCTGGAAAAAACATTGGAAATCTAACTTACATTCCAAGGATGAACATGTCTCCTTCACAATCTCCATGGCCTTTTAAACTTAATAGAAGGCAGTTTCctataattttatcatatgcCATGACTATTAATAAATCACAAGGGCAATCTTTGGACAAAGTTGGACTTTACTTGCCAAAACCAGTTTTTGGCCATGGCCAATTGTATGTTGCATTTTCAAGAGTCAAAAGCAAGAAAGGTTTAAAGATATTAATCCATGATTCTGATAACAAGTCACTTACTTCAACAATGAATGTTGTCTACAAGGAAGTTTTTGAAAATCTGTATTAGGTAGGTTACTTATTcattattaatcaatattttccTATACAATACttgaatattcatttatttaatttatctttatgcTAATTCATTATGTGTGTTTAATACTTTTATTCAGATGGTACTTTTTCTTCTGTCTCCTAAAGAGTAGTAGGAACAATAATCAAATTCCAATGCAACTGATCACATGTGGACTTGCAAGTTATTTGGGAAGTGTTCCTGTTACTTATTTGTTATATGACTACTAATCCCTACCCATGTGCATTTGATTGATGTACTTTTTATTTTGGCTTATACAAAAGCAATGGAAATCTTTACTTTCATTGACAACTCCATCAACTTTGTCTTATTCTAGAGTGAGGTGTTTCATCATTACTTATAGGTATTTTTTGATTATATTCTCTTCTTTTGATTCAATTTATCTTATTCTTCCTATACCTTATACAATAATATAATGAATGTAAACTATCTCTAACTTGACTAATATACATCTTTCTATTTTGCATGTATATTAAAGACAATTATCATGCAACCAAGTCTCATATGATGGCGAAACAGATACCACGTTTGAATTCAACAAAGCTATGCTATTATAGACATAATTTTGAGTATCTatgtttttttcattgtttgtatTATATAATACCTATATAATTCTGAATTTAAATGATCATTAACTTAAAAGTACTACAGTATTATGTTCAACATTGGTTTTCAATTACTCTTGCCAATTCAAACTTTGCACATACCACATATGTTCACATATAAGGTCTATATCTcaataatttttaacttttactTACATTCACATCAATGTGAGATTCCCATTTTATGCCTGACTCACATAAATGTGTATTGACATGTCAAGTTAAAGCAAAACCATGCTATATAATACAAGACAAAAACTTTATCAATGACAAATTTCAGGAACCAGATCAAATCATATACATTGATTCAACCAGATTGATTTAGTCTTCTTTTACAtttctctttattattatttgtatccATCAGACATTCAAACATATACTGAACCaacttaaataatatttgaacaaacATATACTCTCACCATTACTGAACAATGGTTTGATTGATCACTGACTGAATTggtaaatcaattttaattcatcaTGACatgcaaaaacaaacaaaactctCAAATTCAATACACATCAACTTATTATCACCTATTCTTTACCCATTtatcatatattaatattttacacACAAGGATGTTATAAAGACCACCAGGCCTGCATAACTGAAGCTACTTTACCCTTCACACAATATCACTAATACAACACCATGACAGCTAAACAAGAAATCTTTGAGAAGCACCCAATTGAACACTTTACTGCTGTTAAATTATTAGTGCAGGTTATATCTTACAAATTTTGATCAAAGTTATATTGCTATTTATAATTCATCATAAACATTAGTATTTATATaactaacttttattttttaaatttcaattaggACTATGTTGAAGTTGAACCAACCTTTGTTCAAAAACATTTCAATGATCTGAAGGATTCATGGACTATTTTAAATCACAGTGATGAAACACACTGCTTAAAGTTCAACAAAAGTTTTGTCAATCCTATCTTAACTAAAGGATGGTCTGCTCTTCAGATTTATCATGATTTCCCTGATAATGTTGAGGTCCTGTTTGCCTATTACGGAAATAATTTGTACTTTGTGGAAATGTTCAAAGAGATCACAGATAATACCTGCATTCCACCATTTCACAGTCGCAGCAAAATGCCTCTACATACCATTCACTTTGACAATCATCTTACTGAAGCTGACTTCAATAATTCTGATATGGTTACATAACAATTTATGAATTACTTCATTATCATTATATTCTATTATGAACTCTTACTAAATAATCTTATCTAATTTACAGGTGGTGGAAGAAGATTTTGCCATGTTTATAAAGCATAATGGAATCCATAATTTAACACTTTGTGGAGATGATGGCAAAGAACaatattttgaagtttattTCCTAACTGATCACAATCTTACTACTCTACTTGGCATTAACTGGGACAAATTCTGCAAgtcaaacaatttcaaaatggAGCAAAAAATCCGTTTCAAATTCTACACTTTTGATTTGTCTAAGTGTCATGTGTATCCGGTCATGATACCTACATCTTTTCCGTATACTTTGGGGTAGTATATTAAATCTGAGTTCCTCCTATCATTAATATGTAATAATCTTTATTTTGTATGCTACATTTGTATTCTGTTTGTAATATTGCGTACTATTTTCATTCGGTCAACTTTAAGTTTATATCTAGCACCaactatataaaatatttatgttatcaTTAACTCTAATTCCATTCtatccattttttattattatattctatTCTTACTAAATAACTTATAATCAAccttaaatatatttcttattaaGTTCTATGCTTCACAGTTCAAATATAAAGCAATATACCATATAGTACATgtctatattaaaaaataataatcaaaataccCACTTCATTTGtctataaatacaaataatactaTCAAACACTTATATGCTCATAGAGATGAATATGGAAGAAATTAAGAAAGTGCTTCAAACTAAGCCACAAGCTCAACTTGAAATTGTCCAACTATCTTTTCAGGtattttttaaacttatttcCCTATCCTTTTTCAAATTCTAAAACATCATTCAATAACTATTATTCCTTTTTTTAGAGCTATGCAGAAATGGAACCTATCTTTATAGTTACTTACCATCATGAATTAGGAGAACATTTGAATGTTTGCAACAACGAAGGCAAATGTCATATCATAAAATACAACAAAGATTTGATCTATCCACTTATAACCACAGGTTTGAATGACCTTAAGGCATTCTATAACATTCAAGACAATGTCAAAATACTGTTGTCATATTTTGGCAATGATctatttcaaattaaaagtttCACACCAATAGATTCAACATCTTCTATTCCATCTTTCCATAGCAGAAATACAGATCATTCAAAATCTTTCATATATGATTTCACACTACCTACCAACAGAAACATAGATGGTTATTTGGTAAgtacattatattttatttcattttacattCTAAACAACCTCCATTTgttttttcaacattttaacataaatatctTACCTATTTTACAGATTTTACCACCTGCTTTGAGTTattatattaaacaaaaaaatactgaTAACTACATTACTCTATGCGGAGACGATGGACAAAAACAACATTTCCAGATTATGAAAAATAACTATGTTGAGACTACAATTGGAGGAAATTGGGATCATTTCTGTTTGAAGAATGGACTACAAGACGGATGTCAGATCCGGTTTAAATTTGCCCTTCAAgatcttttttttaagtgtCATGTGTTCAATCTTAGCTTAGCATAATTGTGGTTCTTCATAAATGATGTAGTACATTTATGTTTGCATTTGTCTTTAACTATTAAAGTGGCCTATCTACTTCTCCAATGATATATGACATATCGAAAATTATGTATCCTATAATATAACATATTCAGTACCTAATATCTCTCAATTTCAATGCGTTACATTGTCCAAAACGATTTACCATTATGATAAATGTTACTTTATTGTTTAATCAGTTATGTCAAACTTCATTATTATCCTCTCCACTATAtcttatatatgcatgtatgagAAAGAAAACTAATGTCAAGCACtaacaattaacaaattaattcaGTAAACATTCCTTCACTATAtcttttcaaaattcttcattaaactttataataatatttataatttctctAGAGGGCATACATACAACCTACGTGTTGAAGCAAGATATTTATACCATCCTTCACCAAAGTACATAAGACTTCCATTTCTTCTATCTCTCAAAATCTCACATTCATACGTCTCATATGTTTCTTCATCTATAAGAGTTAAACTATTTTGCTCATTCATGTCAAGTTCATCAGCTACATGTTTACGAAGATGCTACAAAGAAAGAAATCAACTTActactaataaattaaaaaaattatacttatataattAATACATATTCACGTAGCAAATAAACTTACCATAACACCATTTCCATTAGCCCAAATATACTTCGAATGTTTGGAATAcataattatatatctattgaATAGTCTAATCAATCAAATACAACTCTATGCCAATGTACAACACTAATAGCACTTGAATGGTAAACTCATGTCAGGAATCTCTATTCCATTGTACTTTGAAAAATtccttttcctaaaaaaatattatttaactaaaagctacaaaatattcatatctttataaaaataattcctTCCTATAAATAAAACACTTACTATATTCATTGTCGTTGCAGTTTAATTCATTGCAAACCACTTACCATATACTATTTAATCTTTCATAATTTTACTTTATAATCCACTAATATGGAGTCAAGTTCTTCATCCATAAGTGAATTACCTTCTAGCCAAAGAAGGGGACAGAGTAGTAGAACTCCATTGATAACATTTGAGTCCAATAGACCTTATTTCATGGATGTTTGCACAGAGGTATATAATCATTAACTTCTTCCAAgtttatgttatttgatttatatatttatattcttttattaCCCAAtaactaatattattttatttacattgaAGATCATTTGCGAATTAGATCCATTATTTGTTGCAGAGCATTACCATGAACTCGAAGAACATTGGATATTACAAGATGGTTATGGAAATTGTCATCGACTTCAGTTTAACAATTGTATCACTATGCCAATGCTTACTGAAGGTTGGCACGGATTCAGGGATTTTTATCATGTAACATTGAATCCACTTATGTCTTTCACATATCTAGATAATAGTCATTtccaaattaaaattttcaatggtTCTACGCCAAAAAATGAATATCCACGTTATCATAGGTTGACTACGTGCATTAATCGAGATCTTCAATTCTATCTCACAGTACCAGACATATATCCAATGAGTAACAAATTGGTATGAGTTTTCTTCtttatatgttattattttaattcatttcttaAATTGTGGATTTTCAATCATAAATAcctattcatttttttactatCAAATTTACCAATTTCCAGATTTTACAACCAGATCTTGCCAGCTTTCTCCAACTTAAAAACCATCAATATCTCAGACTATCCGGACCATCAAATACTGTAACAATCTGCAAATTGATATTCAAAGAGGATCCAGAAAGCAATAtgaatattgttattattggaAATGGATGGAAAAGATTCTGCTCAAATAATCGCATACGTCATGGAACTCATTTAGAATTCAAATGTGACGCTGTGATGGCAAAAAACATCGTTGTTGTAATGAAACTTTCTCGAAGATATGATCTTCAATAAAACTCCTATTTCCATCTAATAATTATTCCCATATTTTCtgtcatttataaattatataattaagtaTCATTTATTTTCAGCCACGAATATATTCCACCATGTAAAtttataattgtcatgttaGTAACAAAGAATAATATTActttttcattcatttgttCTTTTGCTTTTAAATATTCTatcttaaataattaatataaaacttCACAATTAATATAACAATTTCCCCTTTCTCAGACTTTATAATGTCCTACTAACAACTAAGTCTGGAATGGGATGGAAAATCTTTTGttctaaaaacaatataaaagcACCCGATAACATCcgatttaaattttcaattgacaATCCTATGGCCAAATGCAATGTTTACAAACTTCATTCATTAATACTTCACCTGAGTTCTACCACTTTTTGTGATGTAATTGCCTCTACATAGTT is from Medicago truncatula cultivar Jemalong A17 chromosome 1, MtrunA17r5.0-ANR, whole genome shotgun sequence and encodes:
- the LOC120578268 gene encoding uncharacterized protein: MSLNLRGQKKQKIYTQGPSNPLGDITNISVKLSISRLQNINNVRTSEFNAFTSPAYTPRFTFPINTPTLPHHKSTTGSTKTSHFPISSPTLREAGSSKNNVHAKLTTVRSAKYNFSINTPNLPEDGLSNMKMKENVAPVVSPPHSFPINAPTLPHLRSSGNKMKENFTPLRGPTYHFPINTPIFTHLGSSQQKMNQNLTPVKSPTYNFPINTPTMPQPQSSQQKEKDKITPTNSTPNFMPNCTQPTSSYQVKSSTRRRPNFNQMGVNLMDRFTANTPDVPSSSTPNVEINDSSNGMQIDDDTSSIDSEELQAYIPTQDSDESDTSDTDLEDQESPFNDMRLNGTSQVGHGEYSDIGDPSIECQKCGACMWYQERKNKSRNSAQPKYNMCCSNGNVQIPFLPQPPPLLQHLMFDHSATESKKFQDNIRLYNSMFAFSSPGFKVDKGIKAGRGPPTIRIQGQACHRIGSMIPLPGKRPKFAQLYIYDTDNELKNRIQGLSNPKSVNIETAARLQQMLDEKNCHAKSFRKARDRLRNNNVQDFKLKLISDRTTDGRVYNQPTVSEVATLIVGDVDSASKRDIIMERQSGQLERIDEFHPAYLAYQYPLLFPYGEDGYRDDVLHRNAVDGCTRKREKLTIREWLSFRLQARRMEAMTILCARRLFQQFLVDGFTMMEADRLKWLRRNQSKLRVGKYKNLNQTPSDGDDQSGKQGKRVVLPSSYVGGRRYMDQLYFDGMAISSSVGFPNLFITFTCNPNWPEIQRVVGPLHLKAHDRPDIVARVFKIKFDELLNDLTKNHILGRVVAYLYTIEFQKRGLPHAHLLLFLHPSSKYPTPEHINKIISAEIPSPVHQKELYKLVGTHMMHGPCGLANISSPCMKKDRCSKYFPKKFQNETVVDHEGYPIYRRRDNGRHILKKGITLDNRHVVPHNRYLLMKYQAHINMEWCNQSSSIKYLFKYINKGYDRITAAVVPDKSNQGNVKDTNADEIKKYLDCRYVSPSEA
- the LOC120578269 gene encoding ATP-dependent DNA helicase pif1-like, yielding MEKNRRSLKEFKGFPYPTGYVMEELGNRLIYDELNYDVNALKAEFETLFNLLTAEQKMIYQKIITVVNSNKGGVFFLNGYGGTGKTFMWTTLAASLRMRSKIVLTVASSGIASLLLPGGRTAHSKFKIPVPTLDNSTCNIDGGSELAQLLKVANLIIWDEAPMAHRNCFEALDRTLKDIMSVTSNSNKIFGGKVVVFGGDFRQILPVVPGADRSEIVHGSISSSYIWDHCQVLTLTKNMRLQQSCESEDPIELKKFSEWILNVGEGKIAEPNDDAIVKSTYTDFLDNYNNPDYLKQRAILASTINVVDSINDYVLTMIPGQEKEYLSSDSIDKSEINDECQSFEILTPEFLSTLRTSGLPNHKIKLKIGTPIMLMRNLDQAEGLCNGTRLIVTRMADHIIEAKIISGKNIGNLTYIPRMNMSPSQSPWPFKLNRRQFPIILSYAMTINKSQGQSLDKVGLYLPKPVFGHGQLYVAFSRVKSKKGLKILIHDSDNKSLTSTMNVVYKEVFENLWYFFFCLLKSSRNNNQIPMQLITCGLASYLGSVPVTYLLYDY